A genomic window from Streptomyces sp. HUAS YS2 includes:
- a CDS encoding DUF4398 domain-containing protein produces the protein MLAAQLLLYGQFGLAMVYVVTVLAMLPYYSGELLGLLTYDSLPAVAGLVLARRVRTGGRYVRWGLLAVAAVVALQALGSLRYGDPRGFTQLVLPVTLIVLLCRPAAREWFVVPPDERSEPRPFSFARMILWRSRDEGQNSLEYVGLTLIVVAIIAALLATNMGPELSSRFSQAICTVTGGGDCGGSGDGEGDGSDPVAEGPDEGPAGDGAKPEGGTKPVGGAKPAGGTKPGDSNLATMSGDGPVQLAPGPWETGPGLSLPFGLDEWAADNERHDKTFGDHFRGFFVSPAKNFTKGVGDFISDPAGEIKGAVVGLKDYTTDWFSERGDRISDAWSDGDYLEAGLEVFGTPTGFVSDLATDMFVDKENWKKGNYGAAIGNTALNLVGITSPKTIKNFKNLKKVGKDKGDVDGKKPSPLDAAGEAADKARKAAEKGDFDEARNQADIAQGHASEARKKAEQGGCKIALGGRVRVPYGERDGSHGSFGVPGSGHGVLASSQVRAIVFARKSCDEDDAKDAVDAQQKVLDARADILREALKDAKRNEGVNTQPQLLDGLLNRAKDNPDPAKKEIGKKEAADAIDDLTQLTRQKNIEPLSRQKLSENVMNAKDSDKLAENLAEANITQRVAANEADPAATVYSGVGDNKKRSVMPDGKGGEFDIQGIPDADVLYRGKDGTVNVVEVKNKANAATQASVPAQVKRLGDWQKAEPGRKARYELGSTERWDKIFDEFQYNHQSKTDKRNGVPKTRPEGTPATHMAQNDVGIRVGGWDLSPSQLKQMNDKWNAKSESEKYEARMTGKMKDPATAMKYLEVT, from the coding sequence GTGCTCGCCGCACAGCTGCTGCTGTACGGCCAGTTCGGCCTGGCGATGGTCTACGTCGTGACCGTGCTGGCCATGCTGCCGTACTACAGCGGCGAACTGCTCGGTCTGCTCACCTACGACTCGCTGCCCGCCGTCGCGGGCCTCGTCCTGGCCCGCCGGGTCCGCACCGGCGGGCGGTACGTCCGGTGGGGGCTGCTCGCGGTGGCCGCGGTCGTCGCCCTGCAGGCGCTGGGCTCGCTGCGGTACGGCGATCCGCGCGGCTTCACGCAGTTGGTGCTGCCGGTGACCCTGATCGTGCTGCTGTGCCGCCCGGCGGCCCGGGAGTGGTTCGTCGTGCCGCCCGACGAGCGGTCGGAGCCCCGGCCGTTCAGCTTCGCCCGGATGATCCTGTGGCGGTCGCGGGACGAGGGCCAGAACAGCCTCGAGTACGTCGGCCTGACGCTGATCGTGGTCGCCATCATCGCCGCTCTCCTGGCCACCAACATGGGCCCGGAGCTCTCGTCGCGGTTCAGCCAGGCGATCTGCACCGTCACGGGCGGCGGCGACTGCGGCGGCTCGGGCGACGGTGAGGGCGACGGCTCGGACCCGGTGGCCGAGGGCCCGGACGAGGGCCCCGCGGGCGACGGCGCGAAGCCGGAGGGCGGGACGAAACCCGTGGGCGGGGCCAAGCCCGCGGGCGGGACGAAGCCGGGCGATTCCAACCTCGCCACGATGTCGGGCGACGGCCCGGTCCAGCTCGCTCCCGGGCCGTGGGAGACCGGACCCGGTCTCAGCCTCCCCTTCGGCCTCGACGAGTGGGCCGCCGACAACGAGCGGCACGACAAGACCTTCGGCGATCACTTCCGCGGGTTCTTCGTGTCACCGGCGAAGAATTTCACCAAGGGGGTCGGCGACTTCATCTCGGACCCGGCGGGCGAGATCAAGGGCGCCGTCGTGGGCCTCAAGGACTACACCACGGACTGGTTCTCCGAGCGCGGCGACCGCATATCCGACGCCTGGAGCGACGGGGACTACCTGGAGGCCGGACTCGAGGTCTTCGGTACGCCAACGGGCTTCGTCTCCGACCTCGCCACCGACATGTTCGTCGACAAGGAGAACTGGAAGAAGGGCAACTACGGCGCCGCGATCGGCAACACGGCCCTCAACCTCGTGGGCATCACCAGCCCGAAGACGATCAAGAACTTCAAGAACCTCAAGAAGGTCGGCAAGGACAAGGGCGACGTCGACGGCAAGAAGCCCTCGCCCCTCGACGCGGCCGGCGAAGCCGCCGACAAGGCCCGCAAGGCCGCCGAGAAGGGTGACTTCGACGAGGCCCGCAACCAGGCCGACATCGCGCAGGGGCACGCCAGCGAGGCGCGCAAGAAGGCAGAGCAGGGCGGCTGCAAGATCGCCCTGGGCGGCCGGGTGCGCGTCCCGTACGGGGAGCGGGACGGCTCGCACGGCAGCTTCGGCGTGCCCGGCTCCGGCCACGGCGTCCTCGCGTCCTCCCAGGTGCGCGCCATCGTGTTCGCCAGGAAGTCGTGCGACGAGGACGACGCCAAGGACGCCGTCGACGCGCAGCAGAAGGTCCTGGACGCGCGTGCGGACATCCTCCGCGAGGCCTTGAAGGACGCCAAGAGGAACGAGGGCGTCAACACCCAGCCGCAGCTCCTGGACGGCCTGCTGAACCGGGCGAAGGACAACCCGGACCCGGCCAAGAAGGAGATCGGGAAGAAGGAGGCGGCCGACGCGATCGACGACCTCACGCAGCTGACGCGGCAGAAGAACATCGAACCGCTCAGCCGTCAGAAGCTGTCCGAGAACGTGATGAACGCCAAGGATTCCGACAAGCTGGCCGAGAACCTGGCCGAGGCCAACATCACCCAGCGCGTCGCCGCGAACGAGGCGGATCCCGCCGCCACCGTGTACTCGGGTGTGGGAGACAACAAGAAGCGCTCGGTCATGCCGGACGGAAAGGGCGGCGAGTTCGACATCCAGGGCATCCCCGATGCCGACGTCCTGTACCGGGGCAAGGACGGCACCGTCAACGTGGTCGAGGTCAAGAACAAGGCGAACGCGGCCACCCAGGCGTCCGTCCCCGCTCAGGTCAAGCGACTCGGCGACTGGCAGAAGGCGGAACCCGGCCGCAAGGCCCGCTACGAGCTCGGCAGCACGGAGCGCTGGGACAAGATCTTCGACGAGTTCCAGTACAACCACCAGAGCAAGACGGACAAGCGGAACGGTGTGCCCAAGACGCGGCCCGAGGGCACCCCCGCGACTCACATGGCGCAGAACGACGTCGGCATCCGCGTCGGCGGCTGGGACCTCTCGCCGTCCCAGCTCAAGCAGATGAACGACAAGTGGAACGCCAAGTCGGAGTCGGAGAAGTACGAGGCTCGGATGACCGGCAAG